One Cohnella candidum genomic region harbors:
- a CDS encoding glycoside hydrolase family 2 TIM barrel-domain containing protein produces MIPIQPIWQNPGIFQINREPARSHYVPFAGATQAKRGRRGESPFYQTLNGSWKFQYRESVTLVKEAFYEEGFDAGAWDDLIVPSCWQTNGYDQMHYTNVNYPFPVDPPHVPDRNPAGLYIRDFNIAAGWEGKSKYAVFEGVNSCFYLWVNGSFVGYSQGSRVPAEFDLSPYLRSGKNRMAVLVLKWCDGSYLEDQDLWRYSGIFRDVYLLARDQKHVRDAEVRQKLSEGLDRAEAEIVLDVTGALDVRAELFDADGQVVGTGNVTLNGGKGSILLEVEQPRLWSAESPYLYQLYLYAGEEVLRFPVGFRRIEITDGVFRVNGAAVKLKGVNRHDSHPVLGQTVSLNHMIADLLLMKRHNVNAIRASHYPNDPRFLELCDHYGFYVVDEADLESHGMGNAGPWESGILHRLTADPAWLGAYLDRAERMVERDKNRACVVMWSLGNESGYGINHIAMAEWIKQRDPSRPVHYESAAPGYKGHPNIDCLDVESRMYATVDYIEEYARNADNKKPMFLCEYSHAMGNGPGDLKDYWDVIYRYPKLMGGCVWEWCDHGIAATTADGRPYYAYGGDFGDMPHDGNFCVDGLVSPDRKPHAGLLELKQVIAPVRFEAEDLAAGLIRVTNGYDFRDLSHVSLYWKVEEEGELLAQGSIQELNVGPQTDAIITLPYAQTPETEGELVLTLSCRLREETDWAEPGYELAFGQFRIAATNVAASSDVPVVRKKMSAMETNGQLVIEGFDFEYAFDLSSGTFVSISKNGVPLLAEPARFAIWRAPTDNDMHIRKKWQEEGYDRAETKVYLCEWNQPSPERAEIRVSYALAGYSKPPVLRGTAEWTVYGDGEIRLGTDVEVREELPYLPRFGLRWAMPENSDEVEYFGYGPHESYVDKRQSVKLGRYLLTVNDMYVPYIMPQEHGSRYGTEWAIVSNEQGIGLRFASSEPFSFNASHFTPEDLTIATHEPELSPRKETIVHLDYRMSGVGSNSCGPELAEKYRLGEKRFRFDLSILPVFKED; encoded by the coding sequence ATGATTCCGATTCAACCGATATGGCAAAATCCCGGCATCTTTCAGATCAACCGAGAGCCTGCGCGCTCGCACTATGTTCCGTTCGCCGGCGCGACGCAAGCGAAGAGAGGCCGGCGGGGCGAGTCTCCGTTCTACCAGACCCTGAACGGCTCCTGGAAATTCCAATACCGGGAAAGCGTCACCTTGGTGAAGGAAGCGTTCTACGAAGAGGGTTTTGACGCCGGCGCTTGGGACGACCTCATCGTTCCTTCCTGCTGGCAGACGAACGGTTACGATCAAATGCACTACACGAACGTGAATTATCCGTTTCCGGTCGACCCGCCGCACGTGCCGGACCGGAACCCGGCCGGTTTGTACATCCGGGATTTCAATATCGCAGCCGGATGGGAAGGCAAGTCCAAGTACGCCGTATTCGAAGGCGTCAACTCCTGTTTCTACCTGTGGGTGAACGGTTCTTTCGTCGGCTACAGCCAAGGAAGCCGCGTCCCCGCTGAATTCGACCTGTCGCCGTATCTGCGCTCCGGCAAGAATCGCATGGCCGTTCTCGTGCTCAAGTGGTGCGACGGCTCCTATCTGGAGGACCAAGACCTGTGGAGGTACTCCGGTATTTTCCGCGACGTCTACCTGCTGGCAAGGGATCAGAAGCACGTCCGTGACGCGGAAGTGCGGCAAAAGCTCTCTGAAGGACTGGACCGGGCGGAAGCGGAGATTGTTCTTGACGTGACAGGCGCGCTCGACGTCCGGGCGGAGTTGTTCGACGCGGATGGCCAAGTGGTCGGCACGGGCAACGTTACGCTGAACGGCGGCAAGGGCAGCATCCTTCTGGAAGTGGAGCAGCCGCGCTTATGGAGCGCCGAATCCCCGTATTTGTATCAGTTGTACCTTTATGCGGGAGAAGAAGTTCTGCGGTTCCCCGTCGGCTTCCGGCGTATCGAGATCACGGACGGCGTGTTCCGGGTTAACGGCGCCGCGGTCAAGCTGAAAGGCGTCAACCGCCACGATTCCCATCCCGTGCTCGGCCAAACGGTTTCCCTGAACCATATGATCGCGGATTTGCTCCTGATGAAACGGCACAACGTGAACGCGATCCGAGCTTCGCATTACCCGAACGATCCGCGTTTCCTCGAGCTTTGCGATCATTACGGCTTTTACGTCGTGGACGAAGCCGACTTGGAGAGCCACGGCATGGGCAACGCGGGGCCGTGGGAATCCGGGATTCTTCACCGACTGACCGCCGATCCGGCTTGGCTAGGCGCATATCTGGACCGGGCCGAGCGGATGGTCGAGCGCGACAAAAACCGGGCTTGCGTCGTCATGTGGTCGCTCGGCAACGAGTCCGGCTACGGCATTAACCACATCGCCATGGCGGAATGGATCAAGCAGCGGGATCCGTCCCGCCCGGTCCACTACGAAAGCGCGGCGCCCGGCTACAAGGGCCATCCGAATATCGACTGCCTGGACGTCGAAAGCCGGATGTACGCGACCGTCGATTACATCGAGGAATACGCACGCAACGCCGACAATAAGAAACCGATGTTTCTGTGCGAATACAGCCACGCGATGGGCAACGGACCGGGCGACTTGAAAGACTATTGGGATGTCATTTACCGGTATCCGAAACTGATGGGCGGCTGCGTGTGGGAGTGGTGCGACCACGGCATTGCGGCGACAACCGCCGACGGGCGGCCTTATTACGCTTACGGCGGCGATTTCGGGGATATGCCCCATGACGGGAACTTCTGCGTTGACGGACTGGTCAGCCCGGATCGGAAGCCGCACGCCGGCTTGCTGGAGCTGAAGCAGGTGATCGCGCCCGTCCGCTTCGAAGCGGAGGATTTGGCCGCGGGCTTAATCCGGGTTACGAACGGCTACGACTTCCGGGATTTGTCGCACGTTTCGCTGTACTGGAAAGTCGAGGAGGAGGGAGAACTGCTGGCGCAAGGCTCTATCCAAGAGCTAAACGTCGGTCCCCAAACGGATGCAATCATCACGCTGCCGTATGCTCAGACGCCGGAGACGGAAGGCGAGCTCGTACTGACCCTCTCGTGCCGACTCCGGGAAGAAACCGACTGGGCGGAGCCGGGCTATGAATTGGCATTCGGCCAGTTCCGGATCGCAGCCACGAATGTTGCTGCTTCATCGGATGTTCCGGTTGTTCGCAAAAAAATGTCGGCCATGGAAACGAACGGGCAGTTGGTCATTGAAGGCTTCGATTTTGAGTACGCGTTCGATCTTTCGTCCGGTACGTTCGTGAGCATCTCTAAAAACGGCGTACCGCTGCTGGCGGAACCGGCACGCTTCGCCATCTGGCGGGCGCCGACGGACAACGACATGCACATCAGGAAGAAGTGGCAGGAGGAAGGCTACGACCGGGCGGAAACGAAGGTCTATCTCTGCGAATGGAACCAACCGTCGCCCGAACGCGCGGAAATCCGCGTATCGTACGCCTTAGCGGGTTATTCCAAACCTCCGGTCCTGCGCGGAACGGCGGAGTGGACCGTGTACGGCGACGGAGAAATCCGGCTCGGGACGGACGTCGAGGTTCGCGAGGAACTGCCGTATTTGCCGAGATTCGGCTTGCGGTGGGCGATGCCGGAAAACAGCGACGAAGTCGAATATTTCGGCTACGGCCCGCACGAGAGCTATGTCGACAAGCGCCAAAGCGTCAAGCTCGGCCGTTATCTCCTTACGGTGAACGACATGTACGTACCGTACATCATGCCGCAAGAGCATGGTTCCCGTTACGGAACCGAATGGGCGATCGTGTCGAACGAGCAGGGGATAGGGCTGCGGTTCGCCTCCTCCGAACCGTTCTCGTTCAACGCTTCCCATTTTACGCCGGAGGATTTGACGATCGCGACCCATGAGCCGGAGCTGTCCCCGAGAAAGGAAACGATCGTCCATCTTGATTACCGCATGAGCGGCGTGGGCTCCAATTCCTGCGGTCCCGAGCTGGCGGAGAAATACCGACTCGGCGAGAAGCGATTCCGTTTCGACCTGTCGATCCTGCCGGTTTTCAAAGAGGACTAA
- a CDS encoding sensor histidine kinase, which translates to MRRLVSAFRTSIRQNKLFYSLKNRVTAVFLLSSMITFILVSAASYYTIYSILYNKIEKSIQLTLDQVSRDTDSAMDNLLSVSSQLSYGGIVSNDLANFLSTDSYSSKRTHYDNINSYLNLIDYTNPTAGFHFYYRKDSKDILFGNANLNRDFSLDGLPVLTQKTLFTFYGPYKSFSGGQSDLVISMSRPVDIQGDYSLKLYLESNLSVLPRILKTEQLGMPVSYAIVSDAGQVVYSELPDVLTQGAAYAGGLKSTPDAYLFESGSHYGWKLLAAFNKSAFNLEIRNWALRMGLLGIGVMLISLMLGYVVWRAVYVPIRVFKKEINLMASSQFDTVTERTNVAEFDKVLKEFHQMKDRIQSLLVEVKQKETDKRQLEVDKLLSQINPHFLYNTLNTVQWIARAERQPKIVKLVAELTRLLRYNLGKEGSVVTVARELSALKDYVSLQLVRNDHQFEVLFEVDEGVDNVAIPRFILQPLVENAIYHGLNEGEGTIVVKVAKEGPNLVTVQVQDDGAGLSEDRLRLMLEGGREGRTDVGLGIGLSYVNKMLEVHYGEGCKLSIDSLPGAGTTYSFAIPNREVQHHEDLEQQRA; encoded by the coding sequence ATGCGGCGCTTGGTCTCGGCTTTCCGGACGTCGATACGGCAGAACAAGCTGTTCTACTCTTTGAAAAACAGGGTAACGGCCGTTTTTCTGCTCAGTTCCATGATTACGTTCATTCTTGTAAGCGCTGCCTCTTACTATACGATCTATTCAATTCTTTACAATAAAATCGAGAAAAGCATCCAATTGACGCTGGATCAGGTGTCCCGGGATACCGATTCCGCCATGGACAACCTGCTGTCCGTATCGAGCCAGCTCAGCTATGGCGGCATCGTGTCTAACGATTTGGCGAACTTCCTGTCCACGGACAGCTATTCGAGCAAACGCACGCACTACGACAATATCAACTCTTACTTGAACCTGATCGATTACACGAACCCGACGGCGGGTTTCCATTTTTATTACCGGAAAGATTCGAAGGACATCCTGTTCGGCAATGCCAACCTGAACCGGGATTTTAGCCTGGACGGCCTTCCCGTGCTGACCCAGAAGACGCTTTTCACCTTTTACGGCCCTTACAAGTCGTTCTCGGGCGGCCAGAGCGACCTGGTCATTTCCATGTCGCGCCCGGTCGACATCCAAGGGGACTACAGCCTGAAGCTCTACCTGGAATCGAACCTGAGCGTGCTGCCGCGGATTCTGAAAACGGAGCAGCTCGGCATGCCGGTCAGTTACGCGATCGTCAGCGATGCCGGTCAGGTGGTGTACAGCGAGCTGCCGGACGTTTTGACGCAAGGAGCGGCTTATGCCGGAGGGCTAAAGTCGACTCCGGATGCTTATTTGTTCGAAAGCGGCAGCCACTATGGCTGGAAGCTGCTTGCGGCGTTCAATAAAAGCGCGTTTAATCTGGAAATCCGGAACTGGGCGCTGAGAATGGGCTTGCTCGGCATCGGGGTGATGCTTATCAGCCTCATGCTCGGCTATGTAGTCTGGCGCGCGGTGTACGTGCCGATCCGCGTGTTCAAGAAGGAAATCAACCTGATGGCTTCCAGTCAGTTCGACACGGTGACCGAGCGGACGAACGTAGCCGAATTCGACAAGGTGCTCAAGGAATTCCACCAGATGAAAGACCGGATCCAGTCGCTGCTCGTGGAAGTGAAGCAGAAGGAAACGGATAAACGGCAGCTGGAGGTCGACAAGCTGCTGTCCCAGATCAATCCCCATTTTCTATACAACACCCTGAACACGGTGCAATGGATCGCCAGGGCCGAAAGACAACCGAAGATCGTCAAGCTCGTCGCGGAACTGACGCGCCTTCTGCGATACAACCTCGGGAAGGAAGGCTCCGTCGTCACGGTCGCGCGGGAGCTGTCGGCCTTGAAGGATTACGTTTCCTTGCAGCTCGTGCGCAACGACCACCAGTTCGAGGTACTCTTTGAAGTGGACGAGGGTGTCGATAACGTGGCCATCCCGCGGTTCATTCTGCAGCCGCTCGTGGAAAACGCGATTTATCACGGCTTGAACGAAGGAGAGGGAACGATCGTCGTCAAGGTCGCGAAGGAAGGACCGAACCTCGTCACCGTCCAAGTTCAGGACGACGGCGCCGGCTTGTCGGAAGACCGGCTGCGGCTGATGCTTGAAGGTGGACGGGAGGGGCGGACCGACGTCGGGCTCGGCATCGGGCTCAGTTACGTGAACAAAATGCTGGAGGTTCATTACGGGGAAGGCTGCAAACTGTCGATCGACAGCTTGCCGGGTGCCGGAACGACGTATAGCTTCGCCATTCCGAACAGGGAGGTTCAACACCATGAGGATTTGGAACAACAGCGGGCATGA